A region from the Nostoc sp. HK-01 genome encodes:
- a CDS encoding cytochrome c class I, whose protein sequence is MRIFLLMLFLAIALFKLTFTYPALAAETSNGAKIFSANCSSCHIGGGNILVAEKTLAKEALSKYLADYNTDSIQAIIHQVQNGKNAMPPFKNKLTSDEILAVAAYVFQQAEQGW, encoded by the coding sequence TTGAGAATATTTTTGTTAATGTTATTTCTAGCGATCGCCCTCTTCAAATTAACATTTACTTATCCAGCACTAGCTGCCGAAACATCCAACGGTGCCAAAATCTTCAGCGCCAATTGTTCTTCCTGTCACATAGGCGGCGGTAACATTCTGGTTGCCGAAAAAACTTTAGCCAAAGAAGCATTATCAAAATACTTGGCAGATTATAACACTGACTCCATTCAGGCAATTATTCATCAAGTGCAGAATGGTAAAAATGCCATGCCCCCCTTCAAAAATAAATTAACTTCTGACGAAATTTTGGCTGTAGCTGCTTATGTTTTTCAACAAGCAGAACAAGGTTGGTAG
- a CDS encoding plastocyanin: protein MKMIAASLRRLSLAVLTILLVVSSFAVFTPSAAAETHQIKLGSDKGLLVFEPKKLSIKPGDTIEWINNKVPPHNIVFDAALNPAKSADLAKSLSHKQLLMSPGQKDTTTFPADAPAGEYTFYCEPHRGAGMVGKITVE, encoded by the coding sequence ATGAAAATGATTGCGGCAAGCCTGCGACGCTTGAGCCTGGCTGTTTTGACAATTCTTTTAGTGGTGAGCAGCTTTGCTGTTTTTACACCTTCAGCTGCTGCTGAAACCCACCAAATCAAGCTGGGTAGCGATAAAGGGTTGCTAGTATTTGAACCCAAAAAGCTGTCCATCAAACCCGGCGATACAATTGAATGGATAAACAACAAAGTTCCTCCCCATAACATTGTCTTTGATGCGGCTCTCAACCCTGCTAAGAGTGCAGATTTAGCTAAATCTCTGTCTCATAAACAGTTGTTAATGAGTCCTGGTCAAAAAGACACAACCACTTTCCCAGCCGATGCACCTGCGGGTGAATACACCTTCTACTGTGAACCCCACCGTGGTGCAGGTATGGTTGGTAAAATCACCGTTGAGTAA
- a CDS encoding cytochrome c class I has protein sequence MFRRLIGVVVVTVLLTFQLMVGNATAVELDEAIRTVPLNKQGDTVVLSLKQVKEGKRLFQYACAQCHVGGVTKTNQNVGLEPEALSLATPNRNNIEGLVDYMKNPTTYDGEEEISELHPSLKSADIFTEMRNLTEDDLVAIAGHILLQPKVVGTKWGGGKIYY, from the coding sequence ATGTTTAGAAGATTAATTGGCGTTGTTGTGGTTACTGTTTTACTGACATTTCAGTTGATGGTCGGTAATGCTACAGCTGTGGAACTAGACGAAGCGATCAGAACAGTGCCATTAAATAAACAGGGTGATACAGTCGTTCTTAGCCTCAAACAAGTTAAAGAAGGCAAACGCTTATTTCAGTACGCTTGCGCTCAATGTCATGTTGGTGGTGTTACCAAAACCAACCAAAACGTAGGACTTGAACCAGAAGCGCTATCACTGGCTACACCCAACCGGAACAACATTGAAGGTTTGGTAGATTACATGAAAAATCCTACTACTTATGATGGGGAAGAGGAAATCTCTGAATTACACCCCAGCCTCAAGAGTGCAGATATTTTCACAGAAATGCGTAATCTGACCGAAGATGATTTAGTAGCGATCGCTGGTCACATCCTCCTACAACCCAAAGTTGTCGGTACCAAGTGGGGCGGTGGCAAAATTTATTACTAA